Proteins co-encoded in one Dyadobacter sp. CECT 9275 genomic window:
- a CDS encoding helix-turn-helix domain-containing protein yields the protein MKFNNIQSCHLGPEISPEQFIPEHFFLYLLQGSMKAFDGRNNYLMQPGDYCIARKNHLVRYTKYRDQDDAFEKIIITLDEPFLKKYLEKHPSTVGIYDNDHSFLFVQEDKLIRNFIQSLEPYYNGSDQIDQAFSDVKREELLLILLQNSPKLADVFFNFGIPQKINLEEYMNRNFRFNISMERFAFLTGRSVSSFKRDFQKAFGTTPGSWLKKKRLEEAYFQISRQNEKPGKVYLEVGFEDLSHFSFAFKKEFGLTPTEVSLRYQGRS from the coding sequence TTGAAATTTAACAACATACAATCTTGTCATCTGGGACCGGAGATTTCACCGGAACAGTTTATACCGGAGCATTTCTTCCTGTACCTGCTGCAAGGTTCGATGAAGGCTTTTGATGGAAGAAATAACTATCTGATGCAACCGGGCGATTACTGCATCGCCCGGAAGAATCATCTGGTACGCTATACCAAGTACAGAGATCAAGACGATGCCTTCGAAAAGATAATCATCACGCTGGATGAACCCTTTTTAAAAAAATATCTGGAAAAACACCCGTCGACCGTCGGTATTTACGACAACGACCATTCATTTCTGTTTGTACAGGAGGATAAATTAATCAGGAATTTCATTCAGTCGCTGGAACCATACTACAACGGAAGTGATCAGATTGATCAGGCCTTTTCTGATGTGAAGCGGGAAGAGCTATTACTGATATTACTGCAGAACAGTCCCAAGCTGGCCGATGTATTCTTCAACTTCGGTATACCTCAAAAGATTAATCTGGAGGAATATATGAACCGAAATTTCAGGTTCAATATCAGCATGGAGCGTTTCGCTTTTCTTACAGGCAGAAGTGTATCCTCGTTTAAACGGGATTTCCAAAAAGCATTTGGAACTACTCCCGGCAGTTGGCTCAAAAAGAAGCGGTTAGAAGAAGCTTACTTTCAAATCAGCAGGCAAAATGAAAAGCCTGGGAAAGTTTATCTTGAAGTAGGCTTTGAAGACTTGTCTCATTTTTCCTTTGCATTCAAAAAAGAATTTGGATTAACACCAACAGAAGTTTCATTGAGGTATCAGGGCAGGAGTTGA